Proteins co-encoded in one Rattus rattus isolate New Zealand chromosome 5, Rrattus_CSIRO_v1, whole genome shotgun sequence genomic window:
- the LOC116900140 gene encoding olfactory receptor 1L4-like produces the protein MATKNRTEVTEFVLMGLSSQPEMQPVIFGVVLIMYLMAVLGNTLLVLVACSDPKLQTPMYFLLSQLSLIDISLTTIIVPQMLVHTLSVSRTISYNCCMTQLFSFMTVGSMEVHLLGAMAYDCYVAICDPLRYSAIVSHSLCLRITLTSLVVVSLNSLLYSVLVTRLTFCGNKVTHFFCDITPLLKLSCTRPLVNEMLIFTEGVAVVVSPFFFIFGSYVRIGIAIAHMHSVAALQKALSTCGSHVLVVMFLFGSLVHMYLKPSSSYNLEQDRQVAIFYTLISPMLNPLIYSLRNQEVKGALWRLFRKLHPQAVSSLDFRQRMSVNLLRSKG, from the coding sequence ATGGCTACCAAAAACAGGACAGAAGTGACTGAATTTGTGTTGATGGGATTGTCCAGCCAGCCCGAGATGCAGCCAGTTATTTTTGGAGTTGTCCTTATCATGTACCTGATGGCAGTTTTGGGGAATACCCTACTAGTACTTGTTGCTTGCTCAGACCCCAAACTTCAGACCCCCATGTACTTCCTTCTCAGCCAGCTTTCCTTGATTGACATATCTTTAACAACGATCATTGTTCCCCAGATGCTGGTGCACACACTCTCTGTAAGTAGAACCATTTCCTATAACTGCTGCATGACACAGCTCTTTTCCTTTATGACAGTAGGCAGCATGGAAGTTCACTTGCTAGGTGCAATGGCATATGACTGCTATGTTGCCATCTGTGACCCTTTAAGGTACTCTGCCATTGTCAGCCACAGCCTCTGTCTTCGAATAACATTGACATCATTAGTGGTGGTCAGCCTTAACAGTCTCCTGTACAGTGTGTTAGTCACTCGTTTAACCTTCTGTGGCAACAAGGTTACCCACTTCTTTTGTGACATCACTCCTCTGCTGAAGCTCTCCTGTACTCGACCACTGGTCAATGAAATGTTAATCTTCACTGAGGGTGTAGCTGTGGTAGTAAGtcccttcttcttcatttttggttCCTATGTTCGCATAGGTATTGCTATAGCCCACATGCACTCAGTTGCTGCACTGCAGAAAGCTCTGTCCACTTGTGGCTCTCATGTTCTGGTTGTGATGTTTCTCTTTGGTTCTCTGGTTCACATGTACCTCAAACCATCATCTAGCTACAATCTAGAACAAGATCGCCAGGTTGCCATCTTTTACACGCTCATTTCTCCCATGTTAAATCCTCTAATCTACAGCCTCAGGAACCAGGAAGTTAAAGGAGCTCTATGGAGGCTTTTTAGGAAActgcatcctcaggcagtttCCAGCCTGGATTTCAGGCAAAGAATGTCAGTGAATCTCCTGAGAAGCAAGGGTTAG
- the LOC116900046 gene encoding olfactory receptor 1J2-like, with amino-acid sequence MEYDLWPQKKTEGLNLLLGLSSRPEMQPIIFGVVLIMYLMTVLGNILLVVVACSDPVLQTPMYFLLSQLSIIDISLTTITVPQMLVHTLSVDRSISYNCCMTQLFFFMAVGSMEVYLLGTMAYDRYVAICDPLRYSAIVSHSLCLRITLTSWVIVNLHSLLYSVLITRLTFCGNQVTHFFCDITPLLKLSCTRPVVNEMLIFTEGVVVVGSPFFFIWGSYVRIGIAIAHMHSFAALRKALSTCGSHILVVLLLFGSLARMYLKPSSSYDLDQDRQVAIFYTLISPMLNPLIYSLRNQDVKGALWRLFRKLHISDWLSDKQRMRNKLMRTKG; translated from the coding sequence ATGGAATATGACTTATGGCcacaaaaaaagacagaaggacTGAATTTGTTGTTGGGATTGTCTAGTAGGCCAGAGATGCAGCCAATTATTTTTGGAGTTGTCCTTATCATGTACCTGATGACAGTTTTGGGCAATATCCTACTAGTAGTAGTTGCTTGCTCAGACCCCGTGCTTCAGACCCCCATGTACTTCCTTCTCAGCCAACTTTCCATTATTGACATATCTCTAACAACTATCACTGTTCCTCAGATGCTGGTTCACACACTCTCTGTGGATCGAAGCATTTCCTATAACTGTTGCATGAcgcaattatttttctttatggcagTGGGCAGCATGGAAGTCTACTTGCTGGGTACAATGGCATATGACCGCTATGTTGCCATCTGTGACCCTTTAAGATACTCTGCGATTGTCAGCCATAGCCTCTGTCTGAGAATAACATTAACCTCTTGGGTAATAGTCAACCTTCACAGTCTCCTATACAGTGTGCTTATCACTCGTTTAACTTTCTGTGGAAACCAGGTTAcccacttcttctgtgacatCACCCCTCTGCTAAAGCTCTCCTGTACTCGACCAGTGGTCAATGAAATGTTAATCTTCACAGAAGGTGTAGTTGTGGTGGGCAGTCCCTTCTTCTTTATTTGGGGTTCTTATGTTCGAATAGGTATTGCCATAGCCCACATGCACTCCTTTGCTGCCCTGAGGAAAGCTCTGTCCACATGTGGCTCCCACATTCTGGTTGTGCTGCTTCTTTTTGGCTCTTTGGCTAGAATGTACCTTAAGCCATCATCCAGCTATGATTTAGACCAAGATCGCCAGGTTGCCATCTTCTACACCCTCATCTCCCCTATGTTAAATCCACTAATCTACAGCCTTAGGAACCAAGATGTTAAAGGAGCACTATGGAGGCTTTTTAGGAAACTCCATATTTCAGACTGGCTCTCAGACaaacaaagaatgagaaacaaATTAATGAGAACCAAGGGTTAA